The proteins below are encoded in one region of Mangifera indica cultivar Alphonso chromosome 7, CATAS_Mindica_2.1, whole genome shotgun sequence:
- the LOC123220509 gene encoding mogroside IE synthase-like — translation MKTSIHSLFIFFIIFFIVLCFFDSTILSFGKKMGEQKAKETHILTIPVPAQGHINPMLQLSKRLASKNLRVTLVTTTSSRFTIQGLAETSSIKIEPISDGFETGVTLQNADEYSKRFRVVFPQSLAKLVEKYECSGCPVKFIVYDSAIPWMLDVARGFGLDGAPFFTQPWAVNAIYYHFHHGKLEFPVKGSVVSLPAMPPLGIDDLPSFISEPGSYPSFLDAVLNQFSNIHEPKWTLCNTFLELEDEVVNFMASKCPIQTIGPTIPSIYLDKRLQDDNDYGLSLFKPMTETCKTWLDSKEINSVVYVSFGSLAALGEEQMEEIAWGLKRSNFFFLWVVREPEFAKLPRNFPEETSEKGLVVSWSPQLEVLAHKSVGCFLTHCGWNSTLEALSLGVPMVAMPQWTDQTTNAKFVEDVWQVGVRVRANEKRIVTREEIEICIKEVMEGERSKNIRRNTEKWKRLAKEAVDEGGSSDKNLEEFVTQLLSS, via the exons ATGAAAACCAGTATTcactcattatttatttttttcattatcttcttcATTGTTCTTTGCTTTTTTGACTCAACAATCCTcagttttggaaagaaaatggGGGAACAAAAAGCTAAAGAAACCCATATCCTGACAATCCCTGTCCCTGCTCAAGGTCACATAAACCCAATGCTCCAATTATCCAAACGTTTAGCCTCAAAAAACCTCAGAGTAACTCTAGTCACCACCACTTCTTCTCGCTTCACCATTCAAGGCTTAGCTGAAACCAGCTCCATCAAAATTGAGCCCATTTCCGACGGATTTGAAACAGGAGTTACACTCCAAAACGCCGATGAGTACAGTAAACGTTTCAGAGTTGTGTTTCCACAAAGCCTGGCGAAGCTCGTTGAAAAGTATGAATGTTCAGGCTGCCCTGTTAAGTTCATCGTTTATGACTCGGCTATTCCATGGATGCTTGACGTTGCAAGAGGGTTTGGCCTCGATGGAGCCCCATTTTTCACTCAGCCTTGGGCTGTAAACGcgatttattatcattttcatcatgGGAAATTGGAGTTTCCTGTTAAAGGATCTGTGGTTTCGTTGCCTGCGATGCCGCCGCTTGGGATTGATGATCTTCCATCGTTCATTTCTGAACCTGGCTCTTATCCATCTTTCCTCGACGCTGTCttgaatcaattttcaaatattcatgaGCCAAAATGGACCTTGTGTAATACTTTCCTTGAGCTGGAAGATGAG GTTGTGAACTTCATGGCAAGTAAATGTCCTATTCAGACAATTGGACCAACAATCCCATCAATTTACCTAGACAAGAGGTTGCAAGATGATAATGATTATGGCCTGAGCCTCTTCAAACCAATGACTGAAACTTGCAAGACATGGCTAGACTCAAAGGAAATCAACTCAGTTGTTTATGTATCATTTGGAAGCTTGGCAGCCCTAGGAGAAGAGCAAATGGAGGAAATTGCATGGGGGCTGAAGAGAAgcaacttcttcttcttgtggGTGGTGAGGGAACCTGAATTCGCAAAACTTCCAAGAAATTTCCCCGAGGAAACATCTGAGAAGGGTTTGGTTGTGAGTTGGAGTCCTCAACTTGAAGTTCTTGCTCATAAATCAGTGGGTTGTTTCTTGACTCATTGTGGGTGGAACTCCACGCTGGAGGCACTGAGCTTGGGGGTGCCGATGGTGGCAATGCCGCAGTGGACGGATCAAACAACCAATGCCAAGTTTGTTGAAGATGTGTGGCAGGTGGGGGTTAGAGTAAGAGCTAATGAGAAAAGGATTGTGACCAGAGAAGAAATTGAGATTTGTATAAAGGAAGTCATGGAAGGAGAAAGATCAAAGAATATAAGAAGGAATACAGAGAAGTGGAAAAGATTGGCCAAGGAGGCAGTAGATGAAGGTGGAAGCTCTGATAAGAACTTAGAGGAATTTGTCACGCAGCTTTTATCCAGTTGA
- the LOC123220129 gene encoding integrin-linked protein kinase 1-like — MEKIAAQLTRGISRQLSTGSLRRELTRQVTRQSSMDPRRNNMRFSFGRQSSMDPIRRGPVPEELTVPENLDSTMQLLFLACRGDTKGVQDLLDDGLDVNSIDLDGRTALHIAACEGHVEVVKLLLQRKANIDARDRWGSTATADAKYYGNVEIYNILKARGATLPKSWKTPMTVANPREIPEYELNPQELQVRKSDGIKGSYQVAKWNGTKVSLKILDKESHSDPDTIDAFKHELTILEKVRHPNVIQFVGAVTQNLPMMIVLEYHPKGDLGSYLQKKGRLSPSKALRFSLDIARGMNYLHECKPDPIIHGDLKPKNILLGNGGHLKVTGFGLVNSSKISTDISLAEQRAFRRESANFYVAPEVYEGKTYDRSADSYSFGVILYEMIEGVQPFHPKAPEEVVKLMCCQGKRPPFKVKARSYPPDLKELINECWNHEPLVRPTFSEIIIQLDRILSNCSKHGWWKDTFKFPWK, encoded by the exons ATGGAGAAGATAGCGGCGCAACTGACTCGCGGGATCTCGCGGCAGTTATCGACGGGGTCGTTGCGGCGGGAATTGACACGTCAGGTGACGAGGCAGTCGTCGATGGATCCGCGGCGGAACAACATGAGGTTCAGCTTCGGAAGGCAGTCGTCGATGGATCCGATACGGCGGGGTCCGGTACCGGAAGAGTTGACGGTTCCGGAGAACCTCGACTCGACGATGCAGTTGTTGTTTTTGGCGTGTAGAGGCGACACGAAAGGAGTCCAGGACTTGCTCGACGATGGTCTCGATGTGAATAGTATTGATCTCGATGGACGGACGGCGTTGCATATCGCTGCTTGTGAAGGACACGTGGAGGTCGTCAAGCTGTTGCTTCAGAGGAAGGCTAATATTGACGCTCGTGATCGCTGGGGCAGCACG GCAACTGCTGATGCCAAGTACTATGGAAATGTAgaaatttacaatattttgaagGCCCGTGGAGCCACACTTCCG AAATCCTGGAAGACACCAATGACTGTAGCAAATCCTCGAGAAATTCCTGAGTATGAGCTTAATCCACAAGAGCTTCAGGTTCGGAAGTCAGATGGTATAAAG GGATCATATCAAGTGGCTAAATGGAATGGTACTAAGGTTTCTCTAAAGATACTTGATAAAGAGAGCCATTCTGACCCTGACACCAT AGATGCCTTCAAGCATGAGCTTACTATACTAGAAAAGGTCCGGCATCCTAATGTGATTCAATTTGTCGGAGCAGTCACCCAAAATTTACCCATGATGATTGTTCTAGAGTATCATCCAAAA GGTGACTTAGGAAGCTACCTTCAAAAGAAAGGTCGTTTATCTCCATCAAAAGCTCTTAGATTTTCTCTTGATATTGCTAG GGGCATGAATTATCTTCATGAATGTAAACCAGATCCAATCATTCATGGTGATTTAAAGCCAAA AAATATTTTATTGGGTAATGGAGGTCATTTGAAGGTAACTGGATTTGGATTGgtaaattcatcaaaaatttcaACTGATATATCACTAGCCGAGCAGCGAGCGTTTCGTAGAGAGTCTGCAA ATTTTTATGTGGCACCCGAGGTTTATGAAGGTAAAACGTATGACAGAAGTGCAGATTCTTACTCTTTTGGAGTCATTTTATATGAG ATGATTGAGGGAGTGCAGCCTTTCCATCCCAAAGCTCCTGAAGAGGTTGTAAAGCTTATGTGTTGTCAAGGAAAGAGACCACCGTTCAAAGTCAAAGCACGAAGTTATCCTCCAGACTTAAAAGA GTTGATTAATGAATGTTGGAATCACGAACCTTTAGTTCGGCCAACTTTTTCTGAGATCATAATCCAGTTGGACAGGATACTTTCTAATTGCTCAAAACACGGTTGGTGGAAAGACACGTTCAAGTTTCCCTG GAAATGA
- the LOC123221001 gene encoding 60S ribosomal protein L2, mitochondrial-like, producing MALCRFRSASSLISKFLPPSNTLRSFSSETQSVKEKIMNYMAHLDINSQIGSCMPLAAMRIGTIIHNIEVNPGQGGKLVRSAGNSAKILKEPTGRYCLVRLPSGDEKLIDSKCRATIGSVSNPSHKTKKLRKAGQSRWLGRRPVVRGVAMNPVDHPHGGGEGRSKSSGSHGRTSLTPWGKPCKSGYKTASPKKRK from the exons ATGGCGCTCTGCAGATTTCGCTCAGCTTCTTCTCTCATCTCCAAGTTTCTTCCTCCCTCCAATACTCTCCGCTCTTTCTCCTCAG AAACTCAATcagttaaagagaaaataatgaattatatggCCCACCTCGACATAAACTCTCAAATTGGAAGTTGTATGCCGCTCGCCGCAATGCGAATCGGCACAATTATTCACAACATTGAGGTCAACCCAGGTCAAGGGGGGAAGCTGGTTCGCTCGGCGGGCAATTCAGCCAAGATTTTGAAGGAGCCCACTGGAAGGTACTGTTTGGTGAGGCTGCCTTCGGGGGATGAGAAATTGATTGACAGTAAGTGCCGGGCTACGATTGGTTCGGTGTCAAACCCGAGTCATAAGACGAAGAAGCTTAGGAAGGCAGGGCAGAGCAGGTGGCTGGGGCGAAGACCAGTGGTTAGAGGCGTGGCAATGAATCCAGTTGATCATCCTCATGGAGGAGGGGAGGGAAGAAGCAAGAGTAGTGGTAGTCATGGAAGGACTTCGCTTACACCGTGGGGAAAGCCTTGTAAGTCTGGTTACAAGACTGCTTCTCCTAAGAAGAGAAAGTAA
- the LOC123220804 gene encoding mogroside IE synthase-like produces the protein MAKTKEPKIQREAHILCFAFPAQGHISPILQFCKRLASKGLKVTLVSTCTSSTTNKFFQTQANSIKVEFISDGTEEEKSTVKSTEEFFELYKVLVSQSLSEFMEKQLGSENPPKFVIYDSIIPWIFDVARSFAIEAAPFFTQPWAVNSVNFHFLQGKFKVPVEEPVLSLPSMPPLKVTDLPSYFDINGSYPLALSVLVNQFTNMEKPKWLFCNSFDKLEEELVKWMASKYPVKNIGPSIPSKYFSKQCLENDKAYGLSLFKPNTDTCMTWLDSKDPGSVVYVSFGSVADLEKDQMEEVAWGLKKSNTFFLWVVRESESEKLTKNFSEETSDKGLIVTWCLQPEVLAHKSVGCFMTHCGWNSTLEALCLGLPMVAMPRLFDQTTNAKYVEDVWGVGVRVRLNEERMVTREEVEVCIREIMEGERGKEIRRNSEKWKKLAKEAIDEGGSSDKTIEELVQKILSS, from the exons ATGGCCAAGACCAAAGAGCCAAAAATACAAAGAGAAGCTCACATCTTGTGCTTTGCTTTCCCTGCACAAGGCCACATAAGTCCTATTCTTCAATTCTGCAAGCGCCTGGCCTCTAAAGGGCTCAAAGTAACCCTAGTTTCCACCTGCACATCTTCAACTACAAACAAGTTCTTCCAAACTCAGGCCAACTCCATTAAAGTCGAATTTATTTCTGATGGCacagaagaagagaaaagtaCGGTGAAAAGTACTGAAGAGTTCTTTGAGCTTTACAAGGTTTTGGTTTCTCAAAGCTTGTCTGAGTTCATGGAGAAACAGCTTGGTTCTGAGAACCCACCGAAGTTTGTCATTTATGATTCGATTATTCCATGGATTTTCGATGTTGCTCGGAGTTTTGCGATCGAAGCTGCTCCTTTTTTCACTCAACCTTGGGCTGTTAATTCagttaattttcattttcttcaaggGAAATTCAAAGTTCCCGTAGAAGAGCCTGTTTTGTCTTTGCCTTCTATGCCACCGCTAAAGGTCACCGATCTACCTTCATATTTTGATATCAATGGCAGTTACCCACTTGCGCTTAGCGTGCTGGTGAATCAATTTACAAATATGGAGAAACCCAAGTGGCTCTTCTGTAACAGTTTTGATAAGCTGGAAGAAGAG CTAGTGAAATGGATGGCAAGCAAATACCCAGTCAAGAACATTGGACCAAGCATTCCATCAAAATACTTCTCCAAGCAGTGCTTGGAGAATGACAAAGCTTACGGCCTCAGCCTCTTCAAACCCAACACTGACACTTGCATGACATGGCTAGACTCCAAGGACCCTGGTTCAGTAGTCTACGTATCATTTGGCAGCGTCGCCGACCTAGAAAAAGATCAGATGGAGGAAGTAGCATGGGGCCTGAAGAAAAGCAACACCTTCTTCTTATGGGTCGTTAGAGAATCTGAATCTGAAAAGCTTACGAAAAACTTCTCTGAGGAAACATCTGACAAAGGTTTGATCGTGACCTGGTGTTTGCAGCCTGAAGTTCTGGCTCACAAGTCAGTGGGGTGCTTCATGACACATTGCGGCTGGAATTCCACACTCGAGGCGCTGTGTTTGGGCTTGCCGATGGTGGCGATGCCGCGGTTGTTCGACCAGACAACTAATGCCAAGTATGTTGAAGATGTGTGGGGGGTGGGGGTTAGAGTTAGGCTGAATGAAGAAAGAATGGTAACAAGGGAGGAGGTTGAGGTTTGTATAAGGGAAATTATGGAAGGGGAAAGAGGAAAGGAGATTAGGAGGAACTCGGAGAAGTGGAAGAAGTTGGCTAAAGAGGCCATAGATGAAGGTGGAAGCTCTGATAAGACCATAGAGGAATtggttcaaaaaattttatctagcTGA
- the LOC123221891 gene encoding mogroside IE synthase-like has product MLDVDGSPFFTQCSALNAVYYHVHYGALEFPVKGSVVSLPSMPPLGFDDLPSFISEPGSYPSFLNLVLNQFSNIHEPKWILCNTFLELEDEVVNSTASKCPTKTIGPTIPSIYLDERLQNDNDYGLSLFKPRTETCKTWLD; this is encoded by the exons ATGCTTGACGTTGACGGATCTCCATTTTTCACTCAGTGTTCGGCTCTAAATGCGGTTTATTATCATGTTCATTATGGGGCGTTGGAGTTTCCTGTGAAAGGATCCGTGGTTTCGTTGCCTTCGATGCCGCCGCTTGGATTTGATGATCTTCCATCGTTCATTTCTGAACCTGGCTCTTATCCATCTTTTCTTAACTTGGTCttgaatcaattttcaaatattcatgaGCCAAAATGGATCTTGTGTAACACTTTCCTTGAGTTGGAAGATGAG GTAGTAAACTCTACGGCAAGTAAATGTCCTACTAAAACAATTGGACCAACAATTCCATCAATTTACCTAGACGAGAGGTTGCAAAATGATAATGACTATGGCCTAAGCCTTTTCAAACCAAGGACTGAAACTTGCAAGACATGGCTAGATTGA
- the LOC123220994 gene encoding protein misato homolog 1-like isoform X3, whose protein sequence is METEHERKGENFEMEGGILESEEGFRKQAIMREIVTIQVGGFANFIGSHFWNFQDELLGLASDPEGDSVFKNQCLNMDVLYRTGETHQGILTYTPRLVSVDFQGSLGSVSSRGTLYNEASPSDVVTWKGSVSTQVSEPRKKNLFLQSLYEEEQENLTLVNATKDKRNDFQRESEDKDIVECLDNGVQYWTDFSKVHYHPQSLYELSGLWMDVQEFDNYGIGRDTSSGSFREGICERLRFFVGECDHVQL, encoded by the exons ATGGAGACTGAACACGAAAGAAAAGGTGAAAACTTTGAGATGGAAGGAGGGATCTTAGAGTCTGAGGAAGGTTTCAGGAAGCAG GCAATCATGAGAGAAATCGTGACAATCCAAGTGGGAGGTTTTGCTAACTTCATCGGCTCTCATTTCTGGAACTTCCAG gATGAGTTACTTGGGCTGGCTTCTGACCCTGAAGGGGATTCAGTCTTCAAAAATCAGTGTCTGAATATGGACGTGCTCTACCGCACTGGCGAGACTCATCAG GGGATTCTTACATATACTCCTCGCCTGGTTTCGGTTGACTTTCAAG GATCCCTTGGATCAGTCAGTTCACGTGGTACATTGTACAATGAGGCTTCCCCCTCAGATGTCGTGACATg GAAGGGTAGTGTTTCCACTCAAGTGTCTGAGCCTCGTAAGAAGAATCTGTTCTTACAAAGTTTGTATGAGGAAGAGCAGGAAAACCTCACACTGGTGAATGCTACCAAGGATAAGAGGAATGATTTTCAAAGAGAAAGTGAGGATAAGGATATAGTTGAATGCTTAGATAATGGTGTCCAATATTGGACAGACTTCTCAAAAGTCCACTATCATCCTCAGAGTCTCTATGAATTAAGTGGATTATGGATGGATGTTCAGGAATTTGACAATTATGGAATTGGAAGGGATACTTCCTCTGGAAGTTTTCGAGAAGGCATATGTGAAAGGCTTCGCTTTTTTGTTGGAGAGTGTGACCATGTCCAG CTGTAG
- the LOC123220994 gene encoding protein misato homolog 1-like isoform X1, with product METEHERKGENFEMEGGILESEEGFRKQAIMREIVTIQVGGFANFIGSHFWNFQDELLGLASDPEGDSVFKNQCLNMDVLYRTGETHQGILTYTPRLVSVDFQGSLGSVSSRGTLYNEASPSDVVTWKGSVSTQVSEPRKKNLFLQSLYEEEQENLTLVNATKDKRNDFQRESEDKDIVECLDNGVQYWTDFSKVHYHPQSLYELSGLWMDVQEFDNYGIGRDTSSGSFREGICERLRFFVGECDHVQGFQFIVDDSGGFSAVAADFLENIADEYTNTPVLLYAARSPTSYTNLRSRKQTVFRDLHDSVSFSRLVPYCKLIVPVGLPSLSTSKATTFLRIEYEKPYHCSAVYAAGSSYLICPSYYVWICKIFI from the exons ATGGAGACTGAACACGAAAGAAAAGGTGAAAACTTTGAGATGGAAGGAGGGATCTTAGAGTCTGAGGAAGGTTTCAGGAAGCAG GCAATCATGAGAGAAATCGTGACAATCCAAGTGGGAGGTTTTGCTAACTTCATCGGCTCTCATTTCTGGAACTTCCAG gATGAGTTACTTGGGCTGGCTTCTGACCCTGAAGGGGATTCAGTCTTCAAAAATCAGTGTCTGAATATGGACGTGCTCTACCGCACTGGCGAGACTCATCAG GGGATTCTTACATATACTCCTCGCCTGGTTTCGGTTGACTTTCAAG GATCCCTTGGATCAGTCAGTTCACGTGGTACATTGTACAATGAGGCTTCCCCCTCAGATGTCGTGACATg GAAGGGTAGTGTTTCCACTCAAGTGTCTGAGCCTCGTAAGAAGAATCTGTTCTTACAAAGTTTGTATGAGGAAGAGCAGGAAAACCTCACACTGGTGAATGCTACCAAGGATAAGAGGAATGATTTTCAAAGAGAAAGTGAGGATAAGGATATAGTTGAATGCTTAGATAATGGTGTCCAATATTGGACAGACTTCTCAAAAGTCCACTATCATCCTCAGAGTCTCTATGAATTAAGTGGATTATGGATGGATGTTCAGGAATTTGACAATTATGGAATTGGAAGGGATACTTCCTCTGGAAGTTTTCGAGAAGGCATATGTGAAAGGCTTCGCTTTTTTGTTGGAGAGTGTGACCATGTCCAG GGTTTTCAATTTATTGTTGATGACTCTGGAGGTTTTTCAGCTGTAGCTGCTGACTTTTTGGAGAATATTGCTGATGAGTACACTAACACTCCAGTGTTGCTCTATGCTGCCCGCAGTCCCACTTCTTATACGAATCTTAGAAGCAGGAAGCAAACAGTGTTCAGGGACCTTCATGATTCAGTTTCATTTTCAAGATTAGTGCCCTACTGCAAATTGATTGTGCCAGTTGGTTTACCCTCCTTGAGTACAA GTAAAGCTACGACATTCCTTCGTATTGAATATGAGAAGCCTTACCACTGTAGTGCAGTTTATGCTGCAGGCAGCTCTTATTTAATCTGCCCCTCATACTACGTCTGgatttgtaaaatatttatttag
- the LOC123220994 gene encoding protein misato homolog 1-like isoform X2, whose translation METEHERKGENFEMEGGILESEEGFRKQAIMREIVTIQVGGFANFIGSHFWNFQDELLGLASDPEGDSVFKNQCLNMDVLYRTGETHQGILTYTPRLVSVDFQGSLGSVSSRGTLYNEASPSDVVTWKGSVSTQVSEPRKKNLFLQSLYEEEQENLTLVNATKDKRNDFQRESEDKDIVECLDNGVQYWTDFSKVHYHPQSLYELSGLWMDVQEFDNYGIGRDTSSGSFREGICERLRFFVGECDHVQGFQFIVDDSGGFSAVAADFLENIADEYTNTPVLLYAARSPTSYTNLRSRKQTVFRDLHDSVSFSRLVPYCKLIVPVGLPSLSTSEQ comes from the exons ATGGAGACTGAACACGAAAGAAAAGGTGAAAACTTTGAGATGGAAGGAGGGATCTTAGAGTCTGAGGAAGGTTTCAGGAAGCAG GCAATCATGAGAGAAATCGTGACAATCCAAGTGGGAGGTTTTGCTAACTTCATCGGCTCTCATTTCTGGAACTTCCAG gATGAGTTACTTGGGCTGGCTTCTGACCCTGAAGGGGATTCAGTCTTCAAAAATCAGTGTCTGAATATGGACGTGCTCTACCGCACTGGCGAGACTCATCAG GGGATTCTTACATATACTCCTCGCCTGGTTTCGGTTGACTTTCAAG GATCCCTTGGATCAGTCAGTTCACGTGGTACATTGTACAATGAGGCTTCCCCCTCAGATGTCGTGACATg GAAGGGTAGTGTTTCCACTCAAGTGTCTGAGCCTCGTAAGAAGAATCTGTTCTTACAAAGTTTGTATGAGGAAGAGCAGGAAAACCTCACACTGGTGAATGCTACCAAGGATAAGAGGAATGATTTTCAAAGAGAAAGTGAGGATAAGGATATAGTTGAATGCTTAGATAATGGTGTCCAATATTGGACAGACTTCTCAAAAGTCCACTATCATCCTCAGAGTCTCTATGAATTAAGTGGATTATGGATGGATGTTCAGGAATTTGACAATTATGGAATTGGAAGGGATACTTCCTCTGGAAGTTTTCGAGAAGGCATATGTGAAAGGCTTCGCTTTTTTGTTGGAGAGTGTGACCATGTCCAG GGTTTTCAATTTATTGTTGATGACTCTGGAGGTTTTTCAGCTGTAGCTGCTGACTTTTTGGAGAATATTGCTGATGAGTACACTAACACTCCAGTGTTGCTCTATGCTGCCCGCAGTCCCACTTCTTATACGAATCTTAGAAGCAGGAAGCAAACAGTGTTCAGGGACCTTCATGATTCAGTTTCATTTTCAAGATTAGTGCCCTACTGCAAATTGATTGTGCCAGTTGGTTTACCCTCCTTGAGTACAAGTGAGCAGTAA